A part of candidate division WOR-3 bacterium genomic DNA contains:
- the fusA gene encoding elongation factor G: MLDLKLIRNIGLAAHIDAGKTTTTERILFYTGKIRKIGEVDEGSATMDWMPQERERGITITAAATTVYWKEHRINIIDTPGHVDFTIEVERSMKVLDGLIAIFCAVGGVQPQSETVWRQADRYRVPRIAFVNKMDRIGADFYRVIKQMKDKLSLKPIILQIPLGSEDKFQGVIDIVEEKAIYWDDPEGLHYHNETIPKEYQAEVKELRIELLETLAEYDEDIFESYFKDLPVAEEKIKEVIRKGTINLHFYPVFCGSALRNRGIQPLIDAVIDYLPSPIDLPPMKGENPETGKIEIREPSPDAPFSALLFKAQSDPHLGLLYYIRVYSGTIKSGDKVRVFPPDRVDRVARLYLMHANKRDEVSQLSVGEIGVVTGIRESRTGYTLCDSRHPITFEPMQFPEPVIFVSLEPRTKMDDAKLDDALRYIQVEDPTFKVKTDEETGQRIISGMGELHLEIITDRLKREFGVECYVSKPQVSYRETITRTAIAEGRFIKQTGGKGQFGVVKLQLSPKPNEGIAIINKISEGVIPKQFIPAIEKGIRMQCETGIFMGYPITNIEVVIIDGAYHPVDSSELSFQIAAQMAMREAFLNGNPILLEPYMSLEIIVPEEYLGDVLNDLNARKAQIVNIETNKKEKIITATLALAKSFGYATDLRSLTQGRGTYTMQFSHYAPKEE; this comes from the coding sequence ATGCTTGATTTAAAATTGATAAGAAATATTGGCCTTGCCGCCCATATCGATGCGGGCAAGACTACGACCACCGAACGGATATTATTCTACACCGGCAAGATCCGGAAGATAGGTGAGGTGGATGAAGGATCAGCGACGATGGATTGGATGCCCCAAGAACGGGAACGGGGAATCACCATCACCGCTGCTGCCACCACCGTATACTGGAAGGAACACCGGATAAATATCATAGATACTCCCGGTCATGTGGATTTCACAATTGAGGTAGAACGCTCAATGAAGGTTCTGGATGGTTTGATCGCTATTTTCTGTGCGGTAGGTGGTGTCCAGCCCCAGAGCGAGACGGTCTGGCGCCAGGCTGATCGCTATCGGGTACCCCGGATTGCATTTGTTAATAAAATGGACCGGATTGGTGCGGATTTTTATCGGGTCATCAAGCAGATGAAGGATAAACTTTCTTTAAAACCAATCATTTTACAGATTCCCCTCGGTTCCGAAGATAAATTCCAAGGGGTGATTGACATCGTAGAAGAAAAGGCGATCTACTGGGATGACCCAGAAGGTCTCCATTACCATAATGAGACGATCCCCAAAGAGTATCAGGCAGAAGTAAAGGAATTACGGATTGAACTTTTGGAAACACTCGCAGAATATGATGAAGATATTTTTGAAAGTTACTTTAAAGATCTGCCGGTAGCCGAAGAAAAGATAAAAGAAGTGATAAGAAAAGGCACAATCAATCTCCATTTTTACCCAGTCTTCTGCGGGAGTGCACTCCGCAACCGGGGTATCCAACCCCTTATTGATGCGGTCATTGATTATCTTCCCTCACCCATCGACCTCCCTCCGATGAAAGGTGAAAATCCCGAAACTGGGAAGATAGAAATTCGCGAACCCTCACCTGATGCTCCATTTTCGGCGTTACTCTTTAAAGCCCAGTCTGATCCCCATCTTGGACTGCTCTATTACATCCGGGTCTATTCCGGCACGATAAAAAGTGGTGATAAAGTCCGTGTTTTTCCTCCTGACCGCGTGGACCGGGTGGCGAGGCTTTATTTGATGCATGCCAACAAAAGAGATGAAGTCTCCCAGTTGAGCGTAGGCGAGATTGGCGTTGTGACCGGAATTCGGGAATCGCGTACTGGCTACACACTATGCGACTCCAGACATCCCATCACCTTTGAACCCATGCAGTTCCCGGAGCCAGTGATTTTTGTCTCCCTGGAACCTCGTACAAAAATGGATGATGCAAAACTTGATGATGCCTTACGATATATCCAGGTGGAAGATCCAACTTTCAAAGTCAAGACCGATGAGGAAACTGGGCAGCGGATAATCTCGGGCATGGGTGAACTCCATCTGGAGATTATCACCGATAGATTAAAAAGAGAATTCGGGGTGGAGTGTTATGTAAGCAAACCCCAAGTCTCTTACCGGGAGACCATCACCCGGACGGCAATTGCTGAGGGTCGGTTTATCAAACAAACCGGGGGTAAAGGACAGTTCGGAGTCGTGAAACTTCAGTTGAGTCCGAAACCGAACGAAGGGATTGCGATCATCAATAAAATCAGCGAAGGTGTTATTCCTAAACAGTTTATTCCGGCGATCGAAAAAGGAATAAGGATGCAGTGTGAAACCGGCATATTTATGGGATATCCGATCACCAATATCGAGGTGGTAATCATTGATGGTGCCTACCATCCCGTTGATTCCTCAGAACTTTCTTTTCAAATTGCCGCCCAAATGGCGATGCGTGAGGCATTCTTAAACGGCAACCCAATCCTGCTTGAACCATATATGTCGCTCGAGATTATCGTGCCCGAAGAATATTTAGGTGATGTTCTCAATGACTTAAATGCCCGTAAAGCCCAGATCGTAAATATCGAGACGAACAAAAAAGAAAAAATCATCACGGCTACTTTGGCATTAGCTAAATCCTTTGGTTATGCTACCGATCTCCGATCCCTCACCCAAGGACGAGGGACATACACCATGCAATTCTCCCACTATGCACCCAAAGAGGAATAA
- a CDS encoding RsmB/NOP family class I SAM-dependent RNA methyltransferase: MEIEELYRRYEGIIPDFKDFLEFINKPLRISIRLNTLKARRETLLGLFKEFNLKPLKFYNDGYVLENGHRIGNHYLHQLGFCYIQEIASMIPALVLDPKPEEVVLDLCAAPGSKTTQIAQLMANQGLLVANEVDYKRVSSLIHNVKKCGLINEAIISIPGEKMGEVLPNYFDKILLDAPCSAEGTIRKSKKVLFHWGLKNIQKMARIQKGLIVSAFRALKPGGTMVYSTCTIAPEENEGVVDYLLKKFPDAELLPINLNGFKFRSGITAWEKEIYDARVKNCVRILPQDNDTAPFFIARITKLGLPQFRPGYHGKIEQQYRIIEMLNREYDIPISNFTNFAIFPRKEKYFIATPESYAFIEIPALRKGLEVGKVYGGNLKPDNDFIQIFALEARKNTIEVKEWELKKLLRGESIKKQNGFGEFVILTFKGIPVSVGHAHNDEIKSTVKRARRIKE, translated from the coding sequence ATGGAAATTGAAGAACTCTATAGGCGTTATGAAGGGATAATACCCGATTTTAAGGATTTTCTTGAATTCATTAATAAACCCCTGCGCATCTCTATCCGTTTGAATACCCTTAAAGCCCGACGCGAAACCCTGCTCGGTCTCTTTAAAGAGTTCAATCTAAAACCTCTTAAGTTTTATAATGACGGCTATGTTCTTGAAAATGGTCACAGGATCGGTAATCATTACCTCCATCAATTGGGATTTTGCTACATCCAGGAAATAGCCTCAATGATTCCGGCGCTCGTTTTGGACCCGAAACCAGAGGAAGTGGTGCTTGATCTTTGCGCCGCACCGGGTTCCAAAACAACCCAGATTGCTCAGCTGATGGCAAACCAGGGATTGCTCGTTGCTAATGAAGTAGATTATAAGAGAGTCTCTAGCCTCATCCACAATGTGAAAAAGTGTGGGTTGATTAACGAAGCGATCATCTCCATCCCTGGAGAAAAGATGGGCGAGGTTCTGCCCAATTATTTTGATAAAATCTTACTCGATGCCCCGTGCTCCGCAGAGGGAACGATAAGAAAATCGAAAAAAGTCCTGTTCCACTGGGGTTTGAAAAATATCCAGAAGATGGCACGCATCCAGAAAGGACTGATCGTCTCCGCATTCCGTGCGCTTAAACCAGGAGGCACCATGGTTTATTCCACCTGCACGATTGCGCCCGAAGAAAACGAAGGGGTGGTTGATTACCTCTTAAAAAAATTTCCGGATGCTGAATTATTACCGATAAACCTGAATGGTTTTAAATTTCGTTCTGGAATCACTGCCTGGGAAAAAGAAATATACGATGCGCGCGTTAAAAATTGTGTAAGAATTCTACCACAGGATAACGACACCGCACCCTTCTTCATCGCCCGGATCACAAAACTCGGTCTGCCCCAGTTCCGTCCTGGTTATCATGGTAAGATCGAACAACAGTATAGGATCATTGAGATGCTCAACCGAGAGTATGATATTCCAATCAGTAACTTCACCAATTTTGCTATCTTCCCCCGAAAAGAAAAATACTTTATTGCCACACCCGAGAGCTATGCCTTCATTGAGATTCCGGCACTCCGAAAAGGATTGGAAGTGGGAAAGGTTTACGGTGGGAACTTGAAACCGGATAATGACTTTATCCAGATATTTGCCTTGGAGGCACGGAAAAATACTATTGAGGTAAAGGAATGGGAATTAAAGAAGCTCCTCAGGGGTGAGAGTATAAAAAAGCAAAACGGCTTCGGTGAATTTGTAATACTCACTTTCAAAGGCATTCCAGTGAGCGTGGGGCATGCTCATAACGATGAAATAAAATCCACGGTGAAAAGAGCCCGGAGAATTAAAGAATAG
- a CDS encoding DUF6485 family protein, with protein MECTLTKNKKDCICTYEPCARKGRCCECLRYHLKHRELPACCFPPDVEKTYDRSFERFIKTLGY; from the coding sequence ATGGAATGCACCTTGACAAAAAACAAAAAAGATTGTATTTGCACCTATGAACCTTGCGCCCGGAAAGGCCGGTGTTGCGAATGTTTAAGATATCATTTAAAACACAGGGAATTGCCCGCGTGCTGTTTCCCACCGGATGTGGAAAAGACTTATGATCGTTCTTTTGAGAGGTTTATTAAAACCTTAGGATATTGA
- the gcvPB gene encoding aminomethyl-transferring glycine dehydrogenase subunit GcvPB: protein MELIFEISKPGRKGYSLPDLDVPTAELPAQYQRKKPAELPELSEPEIVRHFVNLSILNHHVDKGFYPLGSCTMKYNPKINEETARYPGFTHLHPLQPEKTVQGALRLMYELGEYLKRIVNLDAITLQPAAGAHGEFTAISMFKAYFKKKGEPRKYILIPDSAHGTNPASVNFSGFKPVTINSDAQGLVDINRLNALMNEEVAGLMLTNPNTLGLFEKNIKTIAEIVHSRGGLLYLDGANLNALLGLVRAGDLGFDAVHFNLHKTFSTPHGGGGPGSGPVAVRNILEPFLPVPVIRKKNEEFYLDYDLPDTIGKVHSFYGNFLVMVRAYTFIRMVGEEGLKDISRAAILNANYIIQSLKDHYHLPYPGFCMHEGVLSGKNLKEYGVRTLDVAKRLLDYGFHAPTIYFPLIVSEALMIEPTESESIQTLERFIEAMIQIVHEAKTNPEILKTAPHNTPVRRLDEVKAVKDLKLRWKR, encoded by the coding sequence ATGGAACTTATCTTTGAGATTTCCAAACCCGGCAGAAAAGGATACTCCCTCCCTGACCTGGATGTGCCAACAGCTGAATTACCTGCCCAATACCAACGCAAGAAACCTGCTGAACTTCCGGAGTTGAGTGAGCCTGAAATTGTCCGCCATTTTGTAAACCTTTCGATCCTGAACCACCATGTGGATAAAGGCTTTTATCCCCTCGGTTCCTGTACGATGAAGTACAATCCCAAGATCAACGAGGAGACTGCGCGGTATCCTGGTTTTACGCATCTCCATCCCCTCCAGCCTGAAAAGACGGTTCAGGGTGCCTTAAGATTGATGTATGAACTCGGGGAATATTTAAAAAGGATCGTCAATCTTGATGCGATAACCTTGCAACCAGCAGCCGGTGCCCACGGTGAATTTACCGCCATAAGCATGTTCAAGGCGTATTTCAAGAAAAAAGGTGAGCCGCGCAAATATATCCTCATCCCCGACTCAGCCCATGGCACCAATCCCGCGAGTGTCAATTTTTCCGGGTTTAAACCGGTAACCATTAATTCCGATGCCCAGGGATTGGTGGATATAAACCGGCTTAACGCGTTGATGAACGAAGAAGTAGCAGGTTTGATGCTTACCAATCCCAATACCTTGGGACTTTTTGAAAAAAATATCAAAACAATCGCCGAGATTGTCCATTCCCGTGGCGGGTTGCTTTATCTGGATGGAGCAAATCTGAACGCCCTGCTCGGTCTTGTGCGAGCTGGAGACCTTGGTTTTGATGCGGTCCATTTTAACCTCCACAAAACATTCTCCACACCCCATGGTGGAGGAGGTCCTGGGTCAGGCCCGGTCGCAGTCCGCAATATTCTTGAACCCTTTCTACCGGTACCGGTGATAAGAAAAAAGAACGAGGAATTCTACCTGGATTATGACTTACCCGACACCATAGGAAAGGTCCACTCATTTTATGGTAATTTTCTGGTCATGGTGCGCGCGTATACCTTTATCCGTATGGTCGGGGAAGAAGGGCTCAAAGACATCTCCCGGGCCGCGATTTTAAACGCAAATTATATAATCCAATCGTTAAAAGATCATTACCATTTACCATACCCTGGTTTCTGTATGCACGAGGGGGTTCTTTCAGGAAAGAATTTGAAAGAATACGGGGTGCGTACTCTTGATGTAGCAAAGCGGCTTTTAGACTATGGATTCCATGCTCCGACCATTTACTTCCCTCTCATCGTGAGCGAGGCATTGATGATCGAACCCACCGAAAGCGAATCCATACAGACCCTGGAAAGGTTTATTGAAGCGATGATTCAAATTGTCCATGAGGCAAAGACGAACCCCGAGATTTTGAAG